ggccaccAGGACGATCTAAGAATtgcctgggcagcccctcccgcagctcttcGTGGCCCCCcacgctcgctgtctgtgtgtaatagcacaggcagtaagTGATGAACGAagaggaagcgagcgctgacctgatagGTAGGTGCTCGCTTCCTTCTCTTAATCATGTTATGTTATATGACCTTATATAAGGAGTTATTTTTGAGcggttatccaggcttggaaccGTATTATACGGCACGATATTGGgaaggaagcgagcactgacctgtcaggtcagctcttGTTTCCGTCTCATTTCCCACTTGCTGCCCGGTCATATTACATGCCCAGACAGCAAGCTTGAGGGCTGCTATGAACTCATGTAGGCGCTGCCCATAGAAGACAGCGGCGGCCTTCTGCTGCcgttcctattacatggagcgacgtgcaccaaacaattatcgtccggaATGGCTACAAATTGATCAAATACGGCCTATAATCATTAGGAATAATAGGATCCTTACACTTACTTTATTGCTGTATGATAATGAGAAGAAGCCATCTCTATTAGCCAAAGCACAGTAACTAACATACagttaatcgtttggtgtaataggattCTGTTCCTATTCTGGGcccattctggaagcacagacggatGTATGAAAGGAACCATGTGTCTCCGTGATCTTGTAgctatgtaacagtgtcagcagtttggagcatgaattgcagctgactaaTTCGTTTTCAATACCGGGTTCTTCATCCACAACTGGTCAGCTGGTGTGAACAGAATCTTACACAATAGTGAATTGTGATAAATACTACAGCTGCTGTACTATTCTCTTCTATTTTTTCAGTACCTGTACTGTTTCCATTTTCATTGAAGCAAAGAGATTTCACTCTTTTGTCACAAGGTAGGCTTGTGTTCAGCCTTATGTTTGTTTCTTATTGCAGTATGTCTTTTGTCTTTTTAGCCTTTTACTGGTATAGATGTATATAATATGCCATGTTTACAACAAACTCCCTCTACCTCTTTACTTGTTCAGTATCCATTTTCTTATCGCTGGTGGGTGCGGTTACCTGGTCATAGCATATGGTACACTTAAAGGGATGGTCTGGaaagtttgtaaattacttctgttacttccagtacttctttgtttgctgtatgtcctgcaggaagtggtgtctgacacagtgttatctgctgccaccacctctgtccatgacagaccagtagcaaatccctatagataacctttgctgctttggacagttcttatcatggacagaggtggcaacagagagcactgtgtcagactggaaagaatacaccacttcctgcaggacatacagcagctcatgaaTGCTGAAAGGCTtgaatagaagtaagttacaaatcgtACACCAGTTGATGTTGATTGAAATTAATAAACATTCCTCTGTAGTACTTGTACCCGACCACATATGCAACATTACTGCTGGCACACTATACATGGTGGAAGAAAACCAGCAAGAAGAGATCCTGTGAATGATGTAGATATGTCATCTCAACAGTGGGGATGGGGTTATTGGAGTATTACTTATTgatgaaaaaaaattatcttgCAAAAACTGTTTTTTGGCATAATATGGATGGATTAAACTTGGTATTTTATCCCCAGGTAATCCATAGCAATGTTTGTAATCTCTGTAatattaaagaaaataaaaatgctatatttttttctgtacttGTGTGTAGCTGCCAACGGGGGGCGCTGCTGATCTGCGCGGGCAGGAGGGAGGGCAGCACCGCTGATCTGCAAGGGTGGGAGGGCGGCGGCGCTGATCTGCGAGGGTGGGAGGGCGGCGCTGCTGATCTGCGAGGGTGGGAGGGCGGCGCTGCTGATCTGCGAGGGTGGGAGGGCGGCGCCGCTGATCTGCGAGGGTGGGAGGGCGGCGCCGCTGATCTGCGAGGGTGGGAGGGCGGCGCCGCTGATCTGCGAGGGTGGGAGGCCGGCGCCGCTGATCTGCGAGGGTGGGAGGGCAGTGCCGCCCCCGGGAACCACCCGGAATCTGCGCATTCACTGCTGCATTTCACTTTTTCTTGATGTGTAATCATATTGCCAAAGAACCAATCTCATCAATACCTGTAAATAACACAACGTCCCCGAGAAACCATAACGTTCTGTGATGTATCGACTTCCAGTTGCAATAAAAATTTACtgagttgcatctaaaaaaaatataaaaaaataaaaatgtattattcCAGAGCACGAAAACATTTTACAGCATTTACAATGTCCTTTTTTTCCCTTGCCTACAGGATGCCAGCCTGCATGGTGAAGGGATGTCCCTCTGGTGGGCGACATCATGAAGAAGGAGTCACCTTGCATGTTTTTCCTAAAAATAAAGAGATGATCAAGTGCTGGCTAGCACAAACTGGACAAAATTTTGGCGATCTCAATGAATTTGCAGAGAAGGTACTTGAAGGAAAGAAATCGGACAAATATCGAATGTGCTCTAAGCATTTCACTCCAGGCTCATACATTGTTGCTGAAGGTTGGAGGAAAGCTTTGAGGAAAGATGCCGTCCCCACCATCTTTGATATAATTCCATCGCCCGCACTCCCAGCCTTCCAAAAGAGATCGTTCAAGAGACAGAGACTTGAAGATTCAGTCACCCCAATGTTAATGACTGTTTATGAAGATCCGGGTCCTTCTTCTGACTTTTGTTACCATTGCGGGCAAAGAATTATGGCTAATACAACAATGAGATCTGTTGGGGTGTTAACCGATTTCTATGTTGGAAGGAAGGATTGCTTCACTCAGACAGACCCCAAAATGGGTTGTAAAAATGTGTCCACAGAAACAAAATTTAAAAAGTATCACAAGAGAGTCCAGTGCAGGATAAAGGTCAATCCTGCAAAGTCTGACTCTTCACCAATACCTCTGGAAAACTCTGTAGATGAAGGATCACCTGTGTTACAGTATGTTGTTCCCTCGGATAATTATCAAGTCTCAGATGCTGAAAGTGAAGTATCAGATGAGAGTGAACCTGAAAACGGAAATGGAAATTCTCCAACACGGGATGTCTTCCAGTCTACACAGGAAACCCCAATGCAGTTTGCTACAGCCTTGTCACTGAATACTGATTTCATAAGTTCCAGTAGAAGACATGAATTTGACTCCACTTTCCTCCCTTTCAAAGAGTTTTCCACAGAGACTGAAGAACTGTacaatcatgatccaaatctcaCTGAAGTGACCCTAGTGTCTGACTGTTCTAACCACAGGGATCCTGTGAAGGAACATAAATTCATGGTATTTGAAAGCTGCCTGGATGCCCTTATCTATAAAGTACCTTGCCAATATCAAGGGCGGTGTTGGAAACCAATAAGCAAAATAGAGAAGAAAAGTATTGGCTCTTTTATAAGtatatatgtaacctgtataGACAGGCACTGTTATTGTTTATGGGAAAGTCAACCCAAAATCGGGCATATGCCAGTAGGAAACCTCCTTCTGTCTTCTGCAATACTGTGCAGTGGATCATCATTTGTGAAAACCCAACACTTATTCAGTTTATTGGGACTATTGAATATTAATAAACTCGCATATTTTAAGAATCAGGTACAATATTTGTTTCCCACCATAAATTGCCATTGGGAGGAAGAACAGAGACGGAACATCCAAATGCTGGCAACAAGTCCTGTATGTTTGGCCGGTGACAGTAAGTGTTATCTCTCCGGTGACAGCGCTCAATACTGTGTGTACACTATGATGGATGTACAATCTAAAAAGATCATTGGTTTTCAGGTTGAACGAGTAAAGGCTGGAGTGCCTTCTTTTGCACTTGAAAAAATCGCCTGCAAAAAAGTCCTATGGAACCTGCTTGGTCAAAAACTGTGCGTGAAAATGGTAAGCACAGGCCGTTGCGTCAGTGTAAGGAAAATGATAAAAGAGGAATTTTCTTCTATCATCCATCAAGTTGATGCTTGGCATCTGGCCAAATCTGTGGGTAACAAAGTTGCACGTGCAAGTCGGAAAAAAAGGTGTTCAGAGTTATCATCTTGGGTAAATCCCGTCAAGTCACACCTTTGGTGGTGTGCTAGTACTTGTGATGAAAAACCAGATGTCTTAGTGCGGAAATGGAATTCTCTGCTGTATCATGTTGTGAACACTCACTCATGGCAAGCAGGGAAAGGATACGAACATTGTCAGCATGACCACCTTCCGGAGGCTGTCTGTCAACGTAGAA
Above is a window of Dendropsophus ebraccatus isolate aDenEbr1 chromosome 7, aDenEbr1.pat, whole genome shotgun sequence DNA encoding:
- the LOC138796823 gene encoding uncharacterized protein: MPACMVKGCPSGGRHHEEGVTLHVFPKNKEMIKCWLAQTGQNFGDLNEFAEKVLEGKKSDKYRMCSKHFTPGSYIVAEGWRKALRKDAVPTIFDIIPSPALPAFQKRSFKRQRLEDSVTPMLMTVYEDPGPSSDFCYHCGQRIMANTTMRSVGVLTDFYVGRKDCFTQTDPKMGCKNVSTETKFKKYHKRVQCRIKVNPAKSDSSPIPLENSVDEGSPVLQYVVPSDNYQVSDAESEVSDESEPENGNGNSPTRDVFQSTQETPMQFATALSLNTDFISSSRRHEFDSTFLPFKEFSTETEELYNHDPNLTEVTLVSDCSNHRDPVKEHKFMVFESCLDALIYKVPCQYQGRCWKPISKIEKKSIGSFISIYVTCIDRHCYCLWESQPKIGHMPVGNLLLSSAILCSGSSFVKTQHLFSLLGLLNINKLAYFKNQVQYLFPTINCHWEEEQRRNIQMLATSPVCLAGDSKCYLSGDSAQYCVYTMMDVQSKKIIGFQVERVKAGVPSFALEKIACKKVLWNLLGQKLCVKMVSTGRCVSVRKMIKEEFSSIIHQVDAWHLAKSVGNKVARASRKKRCSELSSWVNPVKSHLWWCASTCDEKPDVLVRKWNSLLYHVVNTHSWQAGKGYEHCQHDHLPEAVCQRRKWLSKGGKAHNSLKTIVLNKRLQQDLRHVSNFCNSAELEVYHGAVSKYRPKSNRFSVEDLVARTQLAALDHNNNVKRVQTMVRHATKICDPLFTPRLCSVGNNTRKQWFQRALYEAGNHEFLYAIMRDVLEFASGNRRSDLPVMIRI